The Antarcticibacterium flavum genome contains the following window.
CCGGAAGCTGCTGTTATTTCATGATATGCCGGATGCTGCCCTCTCCTACAGCTTCGTCAGGGATTATATTACAGAAAAGGATATAAATAAAACTACAGAAGTGTCCATACGCAATATCTATGAAATCGAAAATAAAAGGCTCTTGAGAATTGACAGCAGTGGGATCTATCAACTCGACGGGCTTACACCAAATGTGTTACTTCTTTCCCAATCCCCGCGTATCAATCTCGAGAGGGCTATCAACGAGCTACAGCCGGCATTGATCATTGCTGATGGGAGCAACTATCCTTCAGCAGTAAAAAGATGGAAAGAAACTGCTAAAAAAGCAAAACTCCCTTTTCACGCTACTGGGGAAAAAGGAGCTTTTGTATTCGCCTTCCAAAAGGAAGATCATTAACACTTAATTTTTAAAACTGCCCTTAAAGCCTTTCTCATATTTTTGCCAGGCTTCTGCTGTAGTCAGATTTTTATAATCGTCTTTTGCGATCATCTTTAAATATATCTCCAGTTGTTCGGGGGTACGGTAACCCATAATGGGCGCTATCACATTGCTCTCCTCGTCAAAGAACACCAGGCTGGGGTAACCGGTAATCTTCAGTGCGTTGGCAAAAAAGTGCTGACTGTTTCTCCCCTTCCGGTTAGGGTCGTAATTGGGATTGGTATAGTTAAAATCTTTATATTGTACCTCCTCGGTACCTTCAGCATTGAATTTTACCGCATAAAAATGCTTATTCACATAATTCACCACATCTTTATTGGTAAAGGTCTTTTGATCCATTAATTTACACGGGCCACACCAGGTGGTATAGGCATCCATAAGGATCTTCCTGGGCTGCTTTTTCTGAGCTTCCAGTGCTTCATTCATGGACATCCAGTTGATTTCCTGTGCCTGGGTAAAGCTTAAACCGATAAGGAATGTGAAAATGGCCAGTAATCCTTTCATATCATAATATCTTTTCTTCGAGTATTCCAATTATCATTCCTGAATTTGATTTCCCAAAAATAAAAAACTTTAATGAATTCCATGCATTAGTCTGCCACGCACAGGCTTCAATAGGAAATTCACCAATCCTGCTGATACCGGGATAATAAAGAACCACGAAAATTATAGCGACATAGAGATTCTTTGTGAAAGCCTCTATCCTTCCTGCGGTTTTTAAATTTACTTAAATAGGAACTTCATACCTTGGAGAGACAAGATTTAAACTAAAAAAGTTCGTATTCTTATCTTCGGTTGCGTTCATCTTTTTCCACGATTAGCTCCTCGTCGCTTAACTCGAATTTCTCCTGTTGCGGCAATTCCCGTTCGTTATCTTCAGCTCCGTGGGTTAATCTCTTAAGTGGTTTCAGCATTATCAAAACAATAGAAGCAAAGGCTACAGTAAAAATTGTAATCCCTGCAAAAATCGCAATATCCCCGGCTTCACTTGCAAACTCTCCCAGGGTACCGGCAACCTTATTCCCCAGCCCGGTAGCGGCAAAGTACACCCCCATCATAAGGGAAGCGTATTTAACCGGCGCCAATTTGGTAATGAATGAAAGTGCCACGGGAGAAGAACATAGTTCCCCAATGGTATGTAATAAATATGCCAGTACAAGCCAGTACATAGCTGATGCTCCCTGGGCTTCGAATTCCATTGCCGCAAATACCATGAACACAAATCCAAGGCCCATTATAATAACACCTGTGGCCATCTTGAAAATAGAAGAAGCCTCCTTGCTTTTAAGTTTTCTCCTTGCCCAGAAATTGGCAACCAATACCCCAAACATTATTATGAAGAGCGCATTTAGTGACTGGAACCAGGAAGCCGGAACTTCAGCTCCAATTCCAAATGGGAGTTCAAAGGGAATACTCCTGTCTGTCTTATCCATCGCATAAATGTTCATAAGACCACCGGCCTGCTCAAATGCACCCCAGAATACGATCACCAGGATAAAGGAAAGCAGCATCACCAC
Protein-coding sequences here:
- a CDS encoding thioredoxin family protein: MKGLLAIFTFLIGLSFTQAQEINWMSMNEALEAQKKQPRKILMDAYTTWCGPCKLMDQKTFTNKDVVNYVNKHFYAVKFNAEGTEEVQYKDFNYTNPNYDPNRKGRNSQHFFANALKITGYPSLVFFDEESNVIAPIMGYRTPEQLEIYLKMIAKDDYKNLTTAEAWQKYEKGFKGSFKN